From one Thermanaeromonas sp. C210 genomic stretch:
- the yqfD gene encoding sporulation protein YqfD: MLRDWLAFLEGYLIIRVEGKGAESFLNLALERGMAFGDLNRDEEGNVVAKIPLRYFRSLRLVARETGCPLHILDKRGLYFWWRRLRRRPALLLGTLVFVVGLYLLSAFIWTVDVNPLNELKKVKPERIVDVAREAGLRSGAWKGNLDVRSLEHYILLKTPELAWVGVSFQGTRAIIEVVEKTLPDQEGDSRLPAHIIATKDAIISEILVLSGQGRVAVGDTVRRGDILISGIVLTSTPQEQADTANQAARPLPAPRLVRARGIVRGRVWYEAEGEVPRQQIQEHLTGRQTTAVMLRTPNTRVILKGPGVPPYRNYRREERIIRLPSWRNFAFPVELIIMTYYETSVQHLRLTPEEAKEKAREQALSNLRQQLPPQARVLGTKTVEVKEEAGRVRVRVILEAEEDIGREAKLTGLKPEQDGAP; this comes from the coding sequence ATGTTGCGGGACTGGCTGGCTTTCCTGGAAGGTTATCTTATCATCCGGGTGGAGGGAAAAGGAGCGGAAAGCTTCCTCAACCTGGCCCTGGAGAGGGGGATGGCCTTCGGCGATCTCAACCGGGATGAGGAAGGTAACGTGGTCGCCAAGATACCTCTAAGGTATTTCCGCAGCCTGCGCCTGGTGGCCAGGGAAACCGGCTGCCCCCTTCACATACTGGACAAGCGGGGTCTCTATTTCTGGTGGCGGCGTTTAAGAAGACGTCCTGCGCTCCTTTTAGGAACTCTGGTGTTCGTAGTGGGGCTATACCTTCTTTCCGCCTTCATCTGGACGGTGGACGTGAACCCCTTGAATGAATTAAAAAAGGTCAAACCCGAAAGAATAGTGGACGTCGCCAGGGAAGCAGGCCTCCGGTCGGGCGCCTGGAAGGGGAACCTCGACGTACGCTCCTTAGAGCACTACATCCTCCTAAAAACCCCCGAATTGGCCTGGGTGGGCGTCAGTTTCCAGGGCACCCGGGCCATTATCGAAGTGGTGGAAAAAACGCTACCCGATCAGGAGGGCGATTCCCGCCTCCCGGCCCACATTATAGCTACCAAAGACGCTATAATATCGGAAATCCTGGTGCTGAGCGGCCAGGGCCGGGTGGCGGTGGGGGATACTGTGCGCCGGGGCGACATTCTCATTTCCGGTATTGTCTTAACCTCTACGCCCCAGGAACAGGCCGACACCGCCAACCAGGCCGCCCGTCCGCTGCCGGCGCCCCGCCTGGTGCGGGCCAGGGGCATCGTACGAGGACGGGTATGGTACGAAGCTGAAGGAGAGGTTCCAAGGCAACAAATACAGGAACACCTTACCGGGCGGCAAACAACGGCGGTAATGCTCCGCACTCCCAACACCCGGGTCATCCTTAAGGGGCCCGGTGTGCCTCCTTACCGTAACTACCGCCGGGAGGAGAGGATTATCCGCCTCCCTTCGTGGAGGAATTTTGCTTTCCCCGTCGAACTGATTATTATGACTTATTATGAAACCTCGGTGCAGCACCTTCGGCTCACGCCGGAAGAGGCCAAGGAAAAGGCCAGGGAGCAGGCCCTGTCTAATCTAAGACAGCAGCTTCCTCCCCAGGCCAGGGTCTTAGGCACAAAAACCGTGGAAGTAAAGGAGGAAGCGGGCCGGGTGCGGGTGAGGGTAATCCTGGAGGCAGAGGAGGACATAGGCAGGGAGGCCAAGCTTACCGGCCTTAAGCCGGAGCAGGACGGAGCTCCTTGA
- the yqfC gene encoding sporulation protein YqfC produces MDRPFNSRKLAARLRTAETGLVRFLDLPPDAVMNLPRLTLLGNSRLIVENHRGLLVYNRDLIRIKVTIGEIEVDGEDLMLRAIRPEALVVEGNIRKITLAQGGGR; encoded by the coding sequence ATGGACAGACCCTTTAATTCGAGGAAATTGGCCGCTCGCCTTCGCACCGCGGAAACCGGGTTGGTCCGGTTTTTAGATCTCCCCCCAGACGCCGTGATGAACCTGCCTCGTCTTACCCTGCTGGGCAACAGTAGACTCATTGTGGAGAACCACCGCGGCCTCCTCGTTTACAACCGGGATCTGATCAGAATTAAGGTGACTATCGGTGAGATAGAGGTAGACGGTGAGGATTTAATGCTTAGAGCGATCCGGCCGGAAGCCCTGGTCGTGGAGGGCAACATAAGAAAGATAACCTTGGCTCAGGGGGGAGGTCGCTAA